CCGGGATTTGCGCGCACTCTGGCAACAGCTACAACCCCTCCTACAAAGCGATAGTACCCTCGCAGAGACTATGCGTTCGGTGGTTGGAGATTTGCAACGTCGTTGGGGGGTGGATCTGGAAGAGGAAATTTTTCGATGGTATGAGGGAGACTATGCTTTGGGGGTGGCAAATTCCCATCGCCAAAACCAACAAGATTGGGTATTTGTGGCGCAAGCGGATCGCCAGCAAGCCGATACCATCGCAGAACATCTCAATGCGATCGCGAAAGCCAACGGGTATACTCTGGGCAAAGTAACTCTACAAGAACAACCAGTATATGCTTGGACGCAATTTGCTGTTGCGCAAAATCCCATCGATGGCACCGATCCAAGCAGAACCTTTCCCGTTTTATCGGCAAGGGAAGCTGGAGTTTATACGTATGTCGATGGCTATCAAATTCTGGCGAGTTCCTTAGAAGCGATGAACGCAGCCTTACAAGCACCGGGTAATTCTACCCTTGCTAGTCCAGAATTTCAAGCATCCATCGCCCCATTTCGCACGCCCAACCAAGGATATGCTTATATTAACTGGCAAACTATCCGACCCAACTTGGAAAAACAATTTCCTGCCATACGTTGGTTGGAAAATGCTGCCAGTCCAGTTTCCCAGCATTTGCGATCGCTCACTGCCAGCAGCTATGGTATCCAAAACGGTGTCTTCAAAGGGCGTATTTTTCTGCGACTTACCGCGGCGCAATAAATTTTAGCGTCTCGGAAAATAGGAAGAAAAAACCATCAACTCGACTTTTTCCCCTGTTTTTCCTACCCACCGACTACTTTAATTCTTTCTTCTCTTGCTTTTTCTGCTTCTTCTGTTCGAGACGAAACAGCCAAACCATCAAAGCAACCACGCCTACCTGGAGGGCAAAATTGGGCAAAACCGAGCTTACGGCTTCTCCTTGGGCAAATTTTGCTAGAAAAATAAAAGCACCCAAAAGACCGGAGGCAGCAAAAGTGACGTAAACAAACTGTCGCAAACCTCGGTAGGGTGCCTTCAATTCCGCACGCAGTTGCGCGTACTGTTCGGGGGGAAATTGCTGTCGCCGATCGCGATTGGAGTTGGGTGCAGGCATGAATGGGTCCTAAAATACGGCAAGGGAAAAATTTGGGCGTATTTTCATTATTTTAAAAACATTTTCCCATTCTTGCATACAAGAATCTACCAAATGCGATCGCCCAATTTCTCAGAAAGGATTCCACTGTAAGGAAAAATAAATCCCATTCTCTTGCAAACTATCCTTTTCGCGATCGGTATCCACTAAGGGAATTCCCCAATCAACCCTGCCAATCAAACCGTTGGTTTCCCAACGCAATCCCAATCCCGTTCCCACCAAGGTACTCGGATCGGGATGGTCAGCATCCACATTCCAACCAGTACCAATATCGAAAAAAGGAACCACTTGCAAAATACTCGATTCCGAAAAACGAACCACTGGCACTTGCACTTCTGCCGAAACCAAAATGCCGCTATCGGTGAGTAGGGTATCTTCGCGGTAACCGCGAACGCTGTTGAAGCCACCCACCCCAAAGCGTTCCGACGATAAAAGCGGATCGGCAGCCAGTTGGATATCGGAACGGACCAACAATAGCGTATCTTCCGCTAGCGATCGCAACCACTGCAATTGCGTATGCCAAGCAAAAAACTCGCTATCGGGCAAATTTTCGTTATCCGTTGCCCCCAGCCAATCTACCCCAAACCGAAACTCCGAACGCGCCGCAAAAATAAATTTCTCTCCCCGTTGGGTCCATTCTTGGAAAAAACGAGCGGTGGTAAGTTTGGTGATTCCTTCGTCGCTGGCAGCCGCCGACAGAGGAAACGATTCGTCAAGGAGATATGTAAAACTGCGTTCGTGAGCGGCACTCAGACCCACCAAAAATTCCCGATTGGGGGTTTCGATGAGCGGCTGCTCGAAGGTGAGTTCGTAGGTTTGGGTTTCGGCTTTAATATCTAATCGATCGAAGGGTTCCTCGATAATATTGCCTTCTTCTAGAGAAGCGCGCAGGCGAATGGTACTGTTGCGGGCGTTAATGGGGATGCTGTAGCTAGCATCGATAT
This portion of the Geitlerinema sp. PCC 9228 genome encodes:
- a CDS encoding DUF3493 domain-containing protein is translated as MPAPNSNRDRRQQFPPEQYAQLRAELKAPYRGLRQFVYVTFAASGLLGAFIFLAKFAQGEAVSSVLPNFALQVGVVALMVWLFRLEQKKQKKQEKKELK